In Gossypium arboreum isolate Shixiya-1 chromosome 5, ASM2569848v2, whole genome shotgun sequence, a single genomic region encodes these proteins:
- the LOC108483314 gene encoding trifunctional UDP-glucose 4,6-dehydratase/UDP-4-keto-6-deoxy-D-glucose 3,5-epimerase/UDP-4-keto-L-rhamnose-reductase RHM1-like, whose protein sequence is MATYTPKNILITGAAGFIASHVANRLVRNYPDYKIVVLDKLDYCSNLKNLLPSQSSRNFKFVKGDIGSADLVNYLLITESIDTIMHFAAQTHVDNSFGNSFEFTKNNIYGTHVLLEACKVTGQIRRFIHVSTDEVYGETDEDAVVGNHEASQLLPTNPYSATKAGAEMLVMAYGRSYGLPVITTRGNNVYGPNQFPEKLIPKFILLAMRGKVLPIHGDGTNVRSYLYCEDVAEAFEVILHKGEVGHVYNVGTKKERRVIDVAKDICQLFSMDSETSIKFVENRPFNDQRYFLDDQKLKNLGWSERTVWEDGLKKTIEWYTQNPDWWGDVSGALLPHPRMLMMPGGRQFDSEEGKDTSYISSPSQTQMVVPTSKSSVSSQKPALKFLIYGRTGWIGGLLGQLCDKQGIPFEYGKGRLEDRSSLTADIRNIKPTHVFNAAGVTGRPNVDWCESHKTETIRTNVAGTLTLADVCREHGLLMMNFATGCIFEYDVGHPQGSGIGFKEEDKPNFTGSFYSKTKAMVEELLKEYNNVCTLRIRMPISSDLNNPRNFITKISRYSKVVNIPNSMTILDELLPISIEMAKRNLTGIWNFTNPGVVSHNEILEMYKKYIDPKFQWANFTLEEQAKVIVAPRSNNEMDASKLKKEFPELLPIKESLIKYVFEPNKRT, encoded by the exons ATGGCTACTTATACCCCGAAGAACATCCTCATAACTGGGGCTGCTGGGTTTATTGCGTCGCATGTTGCCAATCGGCTTGTCCGCAACTACCCAGACTACAAGATTGTTGTACTTGACAAGCTTGATTACTGCTCAAATTTGAAAAACCTCCTTCCTTCTCAGTCATCGCGGAACTTTAAGTTTGTGAAAGGGGATATTGGTAGTGCTGACCTTGTAAACTACCTCCTCATTACTGAATCTATTGACACAATAATGCACTTTGCAGCCCAAACTCATGTTGATAACTCGTTTGGGAACAGTTTTGAGTTTACCAAGAACAATATCTACGGCACTCATGTCCTGCTTGAAGCTTGCAAAGTCACTGGCCAGATCAGGAGGTTCATCCATGTAAGCACGGATGAGGTTTACGGGGAGACAGATGAGGATGCTGTTGTAGGAAACCACGAGGCTTCCCAACTTCTCCCGACAAACCCGTACTCTGCAACAAAAGCTGGTGCTGAAATGCTTGTAATGGCATATGGTAGATCATATGGATTACCTGTGATTACAACCCGTGGAAACAATGTTTATGGCCCCAACCAGTTCCCAGAAAAGTTGATTCCTAAGTTTATCCTCTTAGCAATGAGGGGGAAGGTTCTCCCAATTCATGGGGATGGTACTAATGTGAGGAGTTATTTATACTGCGAGGATGTGGCCGAGGCATTTGAGGTCATTCTTCACAAGGGTGAAGTTGGTCATGTTTATAATGTTGGAACAAAGAAGGAGAGGAGAGTGATTGATGTAGCCAAAGATATATGCCAACTTTTTTCAATGGACTCGGAGACAAGCATCAAGTTTGTTGAAAACAGACCATTTAACGACCAGAGGTATTTTCTTGATGATCAGAAATTGAAGAACTTGGGATGGTCTGAGCGAACTGTGTGGGAAGATGGCTTGAAGAAGACCATAGAATGGTACACTCAAAATCCTGATTGGTGGGGCGATGTGTCTGGTGCACTGCTTCCACACCCGAGAATGCTGATGATGCCTGGCGGGAGACAATTTGATTCAGAAGAGGGAAAAGATACATCGTATATAAGTTCTCCTAGTCAGACCCAAATGGTAGTTCCGACCTCCAAAAGTAGTGTCTCTTCTCAAAAACCAGCCTTGAAGTTCTTGATTTATGGCAGGACTGGCTGGATCGGGGGTCTACTAGGTCAGTTATGTGATAAGCAAGGTATTCCCTTTGAATATGGAAAAGGAAGGTTGGAAGATCGTTCGTCACTTACAGCAGATATTCGGAATATAAAACCGACCCATGTTTTTAATGCTGCTGGTGTGACCGGTAGACCCAATGTTGATTGGTGTGAATCCCACAAAACAGAAACAATTCGCACTAATGTGGCCGGAACCTTGACCTTGGCTGATGTTTGCCGAGAGCATGGGCTTTTGATGATGAACTTTGCTACTGGGTGTATATTCGAGTATGATGTAGGACATCCTCAGGGCTCTGGCATTGGTTTTAAAGAGGAAGACAAACCCAATTTCACCGGTTCCTTCTACTCAAAAACCAAGGCTATG GTTGAAGAGTTGCTGAAAGAATACAACAATGTCTGCACCCTCAGAATTCGAATGCCAATCTCATCTGACCTAAACAACCCTCGCAACTTCATCACCAAGATTTCGAGATACAGCAAGGTGGTCAACATTCCCAACAGCATGACAATCTTGGACGAACTTCTACCGATTTCTATCGAGATGGCAAAGAGGAACTTGACGGGCATATGGAACTTCACGAACCCTGGCGTTGTGAGCCACAATGAGATCCTGGAGATGTACAAGAAGTACATTGACCCGAAATTCCAGTGGGCGAACTTCACATTGGAAGAACAAGCCAAGGTGATCGTTGCCCCTCGAAGCAATAACGAGATGGACGCATCCAAGTTGAAAAAAGAGTTCCCTGAGTTGCTACCGATCAAGGAATCATTGATTAAGTACGTCTTCGAACCCAACAAAAGAACCTGA